One Actinospica robiniae DSM 44927 genomic region harbors:
- a CDS encoding helix-turn-helix domain-containing protein: MSKARRTTSRATDVAHLFDGSRLTLARQLAGLRKNELAARVDKSPTAVAAFESNAKRPTASTVAQLALGLSVDPAFFAVRPEDVTVLKTTAHFRSLRSTSQLSRDQAIAYGQLAIDIAGTFERYVEFPEPDLPEYPVHVEDADGDGPEQAARLVREVWGLGEEPIAHLVRILENRGVLVVFSPVQTSSVDAYSFVGPLRPVVVLNPLKHDYYRQRFDVAHELGHLVMHSDAEPGSRIVEEQANRFASELLMPAAGIRELLPTTMSGRPWRTLGQLKEQWGVSMQALLYRARRLETLSDISYRNAMATISARGWRRDEPGRMIRIEQPSLLPRTLELLAHEDIDENVLIEQCAVPRDLFHIITARTPDAVIDTAPDLALHQEPSAQVISLLDWHERGSTTSTDDYTEAARPEPSSATR, from the coding sequence ATGAGCAAAGCCAGAAGGACGACGTCACGCGCAACCGATGTCGCCCATCTGTTCGACGGTTCCCGCCTCACTCTCGCCCGCCAGCTCGCCGGGTTGCGCAAGAACGAGCTGGCGGCCCGGGTGGACAAGAGCCCGACCGCGGTGGCGGCGTTCGAGTCGAACGCCAAACGCCCCACGGCCTCCACCGTGGCACAGCTTGCTCTGGGCCTATCGGTCGACCCTGCGTTCTTCGCCGTGCGCCCCGAGGACGTCACGGTGCTGAAAACCACCGCTCACTTCCGCTCGCTGCGCTCGACCAGCCAGCTCAGCCGCGACCAGGCAATCGCCTACGGGCAGCTGGCCATCGACATCGCGGGCACCTTCGAGCGGTACGTCGAGTTCCCCGAGCCGGATCTGCCGGAGTACCCGGTGCACGTGGAGGACGCGGATGGCGACGGCCCGGAACAGGCCGCCCGCCTGGTCCGTGAGGTGTGGGGACTGGGCGAGGAGCCGATCGCACACCTGGTGCGGATACTGGAAAACCGCGGCGTGTTGGTGGTGTTCAGCCCGGTTCAGACCTCGTCCGTCGACGCCTACTCTTTCGTCGGGCCCTTGCGCCCGGTAGTGGTGCTCAACCCGCTCAAGCACGATTACTACCGGCAGCGCTTCGACGTCGCGCACGAACTCGGGCATCTCGTGATGCACTCCGACGCCGAGCCGGGGAGCCGCATCGTGGAGGAGCAGGCCAACCGCTTCGCCTCCGAACTGCTCATGCCCGCCGCCGGAATCCGGGAGCTGCTGCCGACCACGATGAGCGGGCGCCCCTGGCGAACGCTCGGACAGCTCAAGGAGCAGTGGGGCGTGAGCATGCAGGCCCTGCTCTACCGGGCCCGCCGACTCGAGACGCTCAGCGACATCTCCTATCGCAACGCGATGGCGACGATCTCCGCGCGGGGCTGGCGACGCGACGAACCGGGCCGCATGATCCGGATCGAGCAGCCCTCACTGCTACCGCGAACACTTGAACTCCTGGCTCACGAAGACATCGATGAGAACGTCTTGATCGAGCAGTGCGCGGTGCCACGCGACCTGTTCCACATCATCACCGCGAGAACACCGGACGCCGTCATTGACACAGCACCCGACCTTGCACTGCATCAAGAGCCTTCAGCCCAGGTCATCTCACTGCTCGATTGGCACGAGCGCGGATCTACCACGTCCACTGACGATTACACAGAAGCGGCTCGGCCGGAACCGTCGAGTGCGACGCGCTAG